From the Fibrobacter sp. UWB10 genome, one window contains:
- the mltG gene encoding endolytic transglycosylase MltG, with product MKKILLILAIILALLGTFLTVNLKSRMGELAKNTETALIEVPKGSSPAKVFQILKQNGIWSDDLAFRLTMKRLNPNLKAGWFEIPAGLTLPQVLAIIESGKVAVRRVTIPEGRASWEIPAYLKKAYPDFNENRWNKLVQDPKFARSLGVEANSLEGYLLPDTYPFPIDADEETILKHMVAANLKVRDEMEKRPGSMWKTLGSWHKVLTLASVVEEETGIPEERPLIAGVFHNRLRIGMPLGADPTVRFIFRNLTGPIYKSQLNSNSPYNTRKFKGLMPGPISNPGRKAIEAALFPATTDALYFVAKDDGSMTHFFSSNLADHNKYKDVAAKNRGE from the coding sequence ATGAAGAAGATTTTACTTATTTTGGCCATCATTTTGGCACTTTTGGGCACTTTTTTGACCGTAAACCTCAAGTCCAGGATGGGTGAGCTGGCAAAAAACACCGAAACAGCCCTCATCGAGGTCCCCAAGGGGAGCTCCCCCGCAAAGGTTTTCCAGATTCTAAAACAGAACGGAATTTGGAGCGACGACCTCGCCTTCCGGTTGACCATGAAAAGGTTGAACCCGAACCTCAAGGCAGGCTGGTTCGAAATCCCGGCTGGCCTTACGCTACCGCAGGTGCTCGCCATTATTGAAAGCGGCAAGGTTGCCGTACGCCGCGTAACCATTCCCGAAGGCCGCGCCTCGTGGGAAATCCCGGCCTATTTAAAGAAGGCTTACCCTGACTTTAACGAGAACCGCTGGAACAAGCTCGTCCAAGACCCGAAGTTCGCCCGCTCGCTCGGAGTCGAAGCAAACTCCCTGGAAGGCTACCTGCTCCCCGACACCTACCCCTTCCCGATTGACGCCGACGAAGAGACAATCCTGAAGCACATGGTGGCCGCAAACCTCAAGGTCCGCGACGAAATGGAAAAGCGTCCGGGCTCTATGTGGAAGACTCTTGGCAGCTGGCACAAGGTGCTGACGCTTGCAAGCGTGGTCGAAGAAGAAACCGGCATTCCCGAAGAACGTCCGCTGATTGCAGGCGTATTCCATAACCGTTTACGCATCGGTATGCCGCTCGGGGCAGACCCCACGGTGCGGTTCATTTTCAGGAACCTGACCGGCCCGATTTACAAGAGCCAGCTCAATAGCAATAGCCCCTACAACACCCGCAAATTCAAGGGTTTAATGCCGGGTCCCATTTCGAATCCAGGCCGCAAGGCGATTGAGGCTGCGCTGTTCCCGGCCACGACCGACGCCCTTTACTTTGTTGCAAAAGACGACGGTTCCATGACGCATTTCTTTAGCTCCAACTTGGCCGACCACAACAAGTACAAGGACGTTGCCGCCAAGAACCGCGGAGAGTAA
- a CDS encoding ubiquinone/menaquinone biosynthesis methyltransferase, translating to MRSPVRKMFDEIANRYDFLNHTLSCFQDILWRRSCCRELKRQNPGKRLLDLCGGTGDFAVTYEKFNGKPDVAVLGDFSFGMLKGAAGKKMTAVPLQLDAMKMPFGDASFDVVLNGFGMRNLPDAEGGLKESARVLSNGGYLQVLEFFSPRNAFNKFFYKRLAPLFIPVLGAFFSKREAYEYLVNSVLRFLPVKDFVAMAESNGFELVHVKPCFFGVAYRVLLRRRT from the coding sequence ATGCGAAGCCCTGTGCGCAAGATGTTTGACGAAATTGCCAACCGCTATGATTTTTTAAATCATACGCTCAGTTGCTTTCAGGACATCTTGTGGCGCCGCAGTTGCTGTCGCGAACTGAAACGGCAAAACCCCGGCAAACGTCTGCTAGACTTGTGTGGGGGCACGGGCGATTTTGCGGTTACTTACGAAAAATTCAATGGCAAGCCAGATGTCGCCGTTTTGGGCGACTTTTCGTTTGGTATGCTGAAGGGTGCTGCAGGCAAGAAAATGACAGCGGTTCCCTTGCAGCTCGATGCCATGAAAATGCCTTTTGGTGATGCCTCGTTCGATGTGGTGTTGAACGGCTTTGGAATGCGAAACTTGCCCGATGCCGAAGGTGGCTTGAAGGAATCTGCCCGTGTGCTCTCAAATGGGGGGTACTTGCAGGTATTGGAATTTTTTTCTCCGAGAAACGCATTCAACAAGTTTTTCTACAAGAGACTTGCACCGCTTTTTATTCCGGTGCTGGGAGCCTTTTTTAGCAAGCGGGAAGCTTACGAATATTTGGTGAATTCTGTGCTTCGTTTTTTGCCGGTCAAGGATTTTGTCGCAATGGCGGAATCGAACGGCTTTGAACTGGTGCACGTGAAGCCGTGCTTTTTCGGGGTGGCCTACCGCGTATTATTGAGGAGACGAACATGA
- a CDS encoding CotH kinase family protein produces MYVFNKIKGLAFIGGLGLVFSGFVACMEDSTSNKNSDEPLPVRVDTVVHVDSVTGDTVTTIVETPGHKDTVRTIDPVTGDTLWKIDTVYVPADTTVEWVGNSALRITEVSPVNLTWLDENGDDPGWIEIYNAGDVAANLKGYALVESREKPRKWVFGDELIAAKSFRTVFCDKNNIAAVAPSDDSTIYKLRTHTNWKLNRSGGTVYLIDQYYSIRDSVAYPELSTGMSWGIVDGGVWKYFEDPTPEKPNTEAVAYDGVAPKISFDKKGGFYNEPVTLKAPNVPEGVSVRCTKDGSIPTKSSEAFKSDMKIENSTVLRCAAFKEGLLSKEVVTNTYFVGEMAKMPVVAVSVDPDFFEKYYKKTNGGEPDMDHDQMYAPNESYPNDSGELPVHVEYFENGSNSKERAWEADGGISLMGGWSRMERKKSVAIVMKEEYGGTWLKYPLFETRKGVNDKYKGFNLRNNGNRFVSDYFADAVGGAILEGSGVDYQRSRQVVVFYNGKYYGIHDMRERFNKNFVETNYGIDASSVTFLKHLGVKVEASNGTPDEYIAMLEYAADHDFAADNDAYNYMTTLMDMGNFANYMLAEMYVHNGDWPNNNVRVWKAPDSPLWKFMVYDLDHGFDWEWGVEGFGKHENMFQWVKQGGRSNGSCYTSSSTKFTGDKAHCFHVLYTRLIENAYFKRLFLNHAAVMLNTFLNAKNVEKNRAFLAGMLNQADIDRDMEVEAYKERRSTYGHFDAKGERLTTWAESRDSEFLSEIQEEFGVGSLVSVTITATEGKGSVLMDGMVLPSASYKAKFFAGNTMELTAIPAAGAVFGGWTGCEPVPNVPEKCIATVAEGASVTATFK; encoded by the coding sequence GTGTACGTATTCAACAAGATAAAAGGCCTTGCTTTCATTGGCGGACTCGGTTTGGTTTTCTCGGGCTTCGTTGCCTGTATGGAAGATTCCACTTCAAACAAAAATTCCGATGAACCCCTTCCTGTAAGGGTTGATACCGTGGTTCATGTTGATTCGGTTACCGGTGATACGGTTACGACAATTGTAGAAACTCCGGGGCATAAGGATACTGTCCGTACGATTGACCCGGTTACGGGTGATACGTTATGGAAGATCGACACCGTTTATGTGCCTGCTGATACGACTGTTGAATGGGTCGGAAACTCTGCGTTGAGAATTACCGAAGTTTCCCCTGTGAATTTGACTTGGCTCGATGAAAATGGTGATGATCCGGGTTGGATTGAAATTTACAATGCCGGAGATGTTGCTGCAAACCTTAAAGGCTATGCTCTTGTTGAAAGTCGTGAAAAGCCGCGCAAGTGGGTCTTTGGTGATGAACTGATTGCGGCCAAGTCTTTCCGCACGGTATTCTGCGACAAGAATAACATTGCTGCTGTGGCACCTTCGGATGATTCCACGATATACAAACTTCGTACCCATACAAACTGGAAACTCAATAGGAGCGGTGGAACGGTTTACTTAATTGACCAGTATTATTCCATCCGTGACTCGGTTGCATATCCGGAACTTTCTACGGGCATGAGCTGGGGCATTGTTGACGGTGGTGTGTGGAAGTACTTTGAAGATCCGACTCCCGAAAAGCCGAATACGGAAGCCGTCGCCTACGATGGCGTTGCTCCCAAGATTTCGTTTGATAAGAAGGGCGGCTTCTACAATGAACCTGTGACCTTGAAGGCTCCGAATGTTCCGGAAGGTGTTTCTGTTCGTTGCACGAAGGACGGCTCTATTCCGACCAAGTCTTCTGAAGCATTCAAGTCTGACATGAAGATTGAAAATAGTACGGTTCTCCGTTGTGCTGCATTCAAGGAAGGTCTCCTTTCTAAGGAAGTGGTCACCAACACCTACTTTGTCGGTGAAATGGCAAAAATGCCTGTGGTGGCTGTGAGCGTGGATCCGGACTTCTTTGAAAAGTACTACAAGAAGACAAATGGTGGAGAACCGGATATGGATCACGACCAGATGTATGCTCCGAATGAATCTTATCCGAACGATTCCGGTGAACTTCCGGTTCATGTGGAATACTTTGAAAACGGATCCAACAGCAAGGAAAGGGCCTGGGAAGCCGATGGCGGAATTTCCTTGATGGGTGGCTGGAGCCGCATGGAACGCAAGAAGTCTGTCGCTATTGTGATGAAAGAAGAATACGGTGGAACCTGGCTGAAGTATCCTTTGTTCGAAACGCGTAAGGGCGTGAACGACAAGTACAAGGGCTTTAACCTGCGTAACAACGGTAACCGTTTCGTGAGCGATTACTTTGCTGATGCTGTGGGTGGTGCTATTCTTGAAGGCAGCGGTGTTGATTACCAGCGTAGCCGCCAGGTGGTGGTATTCTATAACGGTAAGTACTACGGCATTCACGATATGCGCGAACGCTTTAACAAGAACTTTGTTGAAACAAATTACGGAATCGATGCTTCTTCTGTTACGTTCCTCAAGCATTTGGGTGTAAAGGTCGAAGCTAGCAACGGTACCCCTGACGAATATATCGCCATGCTGGAATATGCCGCAGACCACGACTTTGCTGCAGATAACGATGCTTACAACTACATGACGACGCTCATGGATATGGGCAACTTTGCCAACTACATGCTCGCCGAAATGTACGTTCACAATGGTGACTGGCCGAACAACAACGTTCGCGTTTGGAAGGCCCCGGATTCTCCGCTTTGGAAGTTCATGGTTTATGACCTTGACCATGGCTTTGATTGGGAATGGGGTGTCGAAGGTTTTGGCAAGCACGAAAATATGTTCCAATGGGTTAAGCAGGGTGGACGTTCTAACGGTTCTTGCTACACAAGTAGCAGCACTAAGTTCACTGGAGACAAGGCTCATTGCTTCCATGTCCTTTACACTCGCTTGATTGAAAACGCCTATTTCAAACGCCTGTTCTTGAACCATGCTGCCGTAATGCTGAATACTTTCTTGAATGCTAAGAACGTTGAGAAAAATAGAGCGTTCCTTGCTGGCATGCTCAATCAAGCGGATATTGATAGAGATATGGAAGTAGAAGCATACAAAGAAAGAAGATCCACTTATGGACATTTTGATGCGAAGGGCGAAAGGCTTACTACTTGGGCGGAAAGCCGCGATTCGGAATTCCTGTCTGAAATTCAGGAAGAATTCGGCGTGGGTAGCCTAGTTTCTGTTACGATTACGGCTACGGAAGGTAAAGGCTCTGTCCTTATGGATGGCATGGTCCTCCCGAGTGCTAGTTACAAGGCTAAGTTCTTTGCCGGAAATACAATGGAGCTGACTGCTATTCCTGCTGCCGGTGCCGTATTTGGTGGCTGGACGGGTTGCGAACCTGTGCCTAACGTACCGGAAAAGTGTATTGCAACGGTTGCTGAAGGAGCTTCTGTAACGGCAACGTTCAAATAA
- a CDS encoding biotin--[acetyl-CoA-carboxylase] ligase, with protein sequence MFSLEKSFCDWKLSGFGNSPAFLFDSLESTHSLMKARASAGEIAPGTLFVADTQTAGRGRHERTWASPAGLNLYFNILIPLDGIPLASAPQITQVAALTFAEVFKSLQDESNAQGRGNKNIGKVTVKWPNDILCGKSKFCGILAEIVMVPTQKADADLRQHDLRKPAVSMGVGINVNSSPLDYAYLGRAVTTLKDICGQNINRERLLQMLIANLERAIGQFRAFGIRPWVAAWKRMDQFIGARGTIIVNNHCTDENRDSGSGAIKKTGSILDMQDDGSLLFKCDDGTIETVYSADLEI encoded by the coding sequence ATGTTTTCCCTCGAAAAATCTTTCTGCGATTGGAAACTCAGCGGTTTCGGAAATTCGCCCGCATTTCTTTTTGACAGCCTCGAAAGCACGCATAGCCTAATGAAGGCCCGAGCCTCCGCAGGCGAAATTGCGCCCGGCACCTTATTTGTCGCCGACACGCAAACAGCCGGGCGCGGCCGTCATGAGCGCACGTGGGCATCGCCCGCCGGATTAAACCTTTACTTCAACATTCTGATTCCACTCGACGGAATCCCGCTTGCATCTGCCCCGCAAATCACGCAGGTAGCAGCGCTTACCTTTGCCGAAGTATTCAAAAGCCTGCAAGACGAATCCAACGCGCAAGGCCGCGGGAACAAGAACATCGGGAAAGTCACCGTCAAATGGCCGAACGATATTCTGTGCGGGAAAAGCAAGTTCTGCGGAATTCTGGCGGAGATCGTTATGGTTCCGACACAAAAAGCCGATGCTGACCTGCGTCAGCATGACTTAAGGAAGCCAGCGGTCAGCATGGGAGTGGGCATCAACGTAAACAGCAGTCCGCTAGATTACGCCTACCTGGGCCGCGCGGTCACAACACTGAAAGACATCTGCGGTCAAAACATCAATCGCGAAAGACTCTTGCAAATGCTCATTGCAAATCTGGAACGCGCGATTGGGCAGTTCCGAGCCTTCGGGATTCGCCCGTGGGTTGCCGCCTGGAAGCGCATGGACCAGTTCATCGGCGCACGGGGCACCATTATCGTCAACAATCACTGCACCGACGAAAATCGCGACAGCGGCTCAGGCGCCATCAAAAAAACAGGCTCCATTCTTGACATGCAAGATGATGGAAGCCTGTTGTTCAAATGCGACGACGGCACTATCGAAACCGTCTACTCCGCCGACTTAGAAATTTAA
- a CDS encoding MATE family efflux transporter encodes MQVQVKDRSLLSLSWPLFITFGIATCQPMMDSWFLSRTSESAAAGVGALMPVLGALFMAINAFAQAGASIASQFIGAERPRQAGTTQTMVLLGSLLLGVAITLVIIPLNNQIVSWMGLTGEAAHHARDFLHIVSIGFAFRALQSCLTSLIATHGLTVWNLLGNFITIISNAIMNVIFLNGYLGFPQMGVKGVALATMLSWLIAASILFLILRIKVHHKIRRTDFKRSRVILPDWIRIGFPAAVEPVSFQIFQVVLTAIVVHLGIIAMTARIFSANFAMLAVILSVGLSSGNQILVAHLVGAHDFDKANRRLHQSLIAGSASGLIVAIIVALFGTQLLSFYTSDPEVIRLGKLCLWCDVILQPFKAANMVITSALRASGDSKFPAIVGSAMMWTCGLGTALLLAFGLDLGLVGIWLGMAADEFYRSIVNYIRWRGGKWKQYGVV; translated from the coding sequence ATGCAAGTGCAAGTCAAGGACAGATCCCTTTTAAGCCTTTCGTGGCCGCTATTCATTACCTTCGGTATCGCCACGTGCCAACCCATGATGGACAGCTGGTTCTTGTCGCGTACGTCGGAATCGGCGGCAGCGGGCGTGGGGGCACTTATGCCTGTGCTGGGCGCACTCTTTATGGCTATTAACGCCTTCGCCCAAGCAGGGGCGAGCATCGCCTCGCAGTTCATTGGGGCAGAACGCCCCAGGCAAGCTGGCACCACCCAAACTATGGTGTTGTTGGGTAGCCTCTTGTTAGGCGTTGCAATCACACTGGTTATAATCCCCCTAAACAACCAGATTGTAAGCTGGATGGGGCTTACAGGCGAGGCCGCCCACCACGCCCGCGACTTTCTGCATATTGTCTCTATCGGTTTTGCGTTCCGCGCCCTGCAATCCTGTCTCACGTCTTTGATTGCGACCCACGGTCTTACCGTATGGAACCTGCTCGGAAACTTCATCACGATTATTTCGAACGCCATCATGAACGTCATCTTCCTGAACGGCTATCTCGGGTTCCCGCAGATGGGCGTGAAGGGCGTGGCGCTTGCCACCATGCTTTCTTGGCTGATTGCCGCAAGCATTCTGTTCCTGATTTTGCGAATCAAGGTCCACCACAAGATTCGCCGAACCGACTTCAAACGTTCCCGCGTGATTCTGCCCGACTGGATTCGCATCGGATTTCCGGCCGCGGTCGAGCCCGTAAGTTTCCAGATTTTCCAGGTGGTGCTGACAGCGATTGTGGTGCACTTGGGCATTATTGCCATGACCGCCCGCATCTTTAGTGCAAACTTCGCCATGCTCGCAGTCATTTTGAGCGTGGGTTTGAGTAGCGGAAACCAGATTCTCGTGGCTCACCTTGTGGGCGCCCACGACTTTGACAAGGCGAACCGCCGACTGCACCAAAGCCTGATTGCCGGTAGCGCAAGCGGGCTCATTGTGGCAATCATCGTTGCCCTCTTTGGGACCCAGTTGCTTTCGTTCTACACCAGCGACCCCGAAGTCATCCGCCTGGGCAAGCTCTGCCTGTGGTGCGACGTGATTCTGCAGCCGTTCAAGGCCGCAAACATGGTCATCACCTCGGCCCTCCGCGCGTCGGGCGATTCCAAGTTCCCCGCCATCGTAGGTTCTGCCATGATGTGGACCTGCGGCCTGGGTACCGCCCTCCTGCTCGCCTTCGGTCTAGATCTCGGTCTCGTGGGTATTTGGCTCGGCATGGCCGCCGACGAATTCTACCGTTCTATCGTGAATTATATCCGCTGGCGTGGCGGCAAGTGGAAACAGTACGGCGTCGTATAG
- a CDS encoding cellulase family glycosylhydrolase — protein sequence MKISRIVNLFGLTVLAAGFISISSAAVTPTRVGPVSQYGQLQAGKNSDGHGRIYGSCKGVTAGNEVAVQGMSLFWSMASGNEGPAYWNGATISGLVEKQNIQLIRGPVGVDGDWQNGNGNYFTNTNFHRNLMDSVVTAAIKNDIYVIIDFHSHCAEQITSNAQSFFSYMAEKWGGYDNVIFEIYNEPKNNCSDSWFDLSGAQNYWKEKIVPYAKTIIKTIRTYSDNLIVVGTPYYDQYTNAALVEPLNDANVAYSFHYYAGDDPYRHKTDDQGARAEKAMQGGLSVFVTEWGNSAPSGDGGFNKDYSSTWYQWMTKNQLSGANWSVSNKNETASYFSGGAWNYSESGKWVNENVFAPIRNQVYTACSATPASSSSSVASSSSSVPSSSSVKRVTVFELTSGNANQTVIAGDSINPIVYRFNDNVVGLKLSGLPKGFGSVLDTSARTYSIKGASEESLRDHEFTYTVAVTGVDSNTTATGKITVKHKPVTTSIEVVENASQTVVAGDSILPIVFRYQYLDSIAASGLPEGTINLQMDKSTKTITLAGAVKETLRDHEYTLKLDIFGPDNNASATAKVMVVAPKSSSSVESSSSVVSSSSEASSSSEEVSSSSAESSSSVESSSSEISSSSVESSSSQPKSSSSSVVSSSSVPESSSSEPESSSSSVESSSSVEESSSSSNVDVLVVGSVEQLAVPNGKFEEIVFRNVVTAVRNTYHLHFVTMAQSGNEYVVSATTVPDYFRPGEYADTLTINGEKYEIKLTVTEQTTFAAASVTSPVLLMVENRTLHVSGAEMVRLDVFDMQGRPVESFKQVKGSVSLENLRQGNYIVRVRAGSNSLIRRISIK from the coding sequence ATGAAAATTTCTAGAATCGTTAATCTTTTTGGCCTTACGGTGCTTGCCGCAGGGTTTATTTCTATTTCTTCTGCTGCCGTTACTCCGACCCGCGTTGGCCCGGTGAGCCAATACGGCCAGCTGCAGGCTGGTAAGAATTCGGATGGTCACGGTCGTATCTATGGCAGTTGCAAGGGTGTGACCGCCGGGAACGAAGTTGCTGTGCAGGGCATGAGTCTCTTCTGGAGCATGGCTAGCGGTAATGAAGGTCCGGCTTATTGGAACGGTGCAACGATTTCGGGACTTGTTGAAAAACAAAATATCCAATTGATTCGTGGTCCTGTCGGTGTTGATGGCGACTGGCAAAATGGAAACGGAAACTATTTTACGAATACGAATTTCCATAGGAATTTAATGGATTCGGTGGTAACGGCCGCCATTAAAAACGATATCTATGTGATTATTGATTTCCATAGTCATTGTGCAGAACAGATTACGAGTAACGCACAGTCGTTCTTTAGCTATATGGCTGAAAAATGGGGCGGCTATGACAATGTGATTTTCGAAATCTACAATGAGCCCAAGAACAATTGTTCTGACAGCTGGTTTGACCTGAGCGGAGCACAAAACTACTGGAAAGAAAAAATTGTCCCGTATGCAAAAACGATTATCAAAACCATTCGCACTTATTCCGACAACCTGATTGTGGTGGGAACTCCATACTATGATCAGTATACAAATGCGGCTCTTGTTGAACCGCTCAATGATGCTAATGTGGCATATTCGTTCCACTACTATGCGGGTGATGACCCGTATCGTCACAAGACTGATGACCAGGGTGCTAGAGCCGAAAAGGCGATGCAAGGCGGACTTTCTGTCTTCGTGACCGAATGGGGTAATTCTGCGCCGAGCGGCGATGGTGGTTTTAATAAAGATTATAGCAGCACTTGGTATCAGTGGATGACCAAAAATCAGCTGTCAGGTGCAAACTGGTCTGTATCGAATAAGAATGAAACTGCTTCCTATTTTAGTGGTGGCGCTTGGAATTATTCGGAAAGCGGTAAATGGGTAAATGAAAATGTCTTTGCTCCGATTCGTAATCAGGTGTATACTGCCTGCTCTGCAACGCCTGCGTCATCTAGCTCCAGCGTAGCCTCTTCTTCCAGTTCTGTTCCGTCTAGCTCTAGTGTGAAGCGCGTGACCGTCTTTGAACTCACTAGTGGTAATGCGAACCAGACCGTTATTGCTGGCGATTCTATTAATCCAATTGTCTATCGCTTTAACGACAATGTGGTTGGTCTTAAATTGTCTGGCCTTCCGAAAGGCTTTGGTAGCGTACTTGATACGAGTGCTAGAACGTACTCCATTAAGGGTGCCTCTGAAGAATCCTTGCGCGATCATGAGTTTACCTACACGGTGGCTGTGACCGGAGTTGATTCGAATACGACTGCAACGGGTAAGATTACCGTCAAGCATAAGCCTGTTACGACATCGATCGAAGTGGTGGAAAATGCTTCTCAGACTGTTGTTGCCGGTGACTCCATTTTGCCGATTGTATTCCGCTATCAATATTTGGATTCTATTGCGGCGAGCGGCCTTCCCGAAGGAACCATCAACTTGCAGATGGATAAGTCTACGAAGACGATTACGCTTGCCGGTGCCGTCAAGGAAACCCTCCGTGACCATGAGTACACTTTGAAGCTGGATATCTTTGGACCGGACAACAATGCCTCTGCTACAGCGAAGGTGATGGTTGTGGCGCCTAAGTCCAGCAGTTCCGTGGAGTCCTCAAGCTCTGTCGTATCCAGCTCTAGCGAAGCATCCTCCAGCTCTGAAGAAGTTTCTAGCTCTAGTGCGGAATCTTCTAGTTCCGTCGAATCTTCTTCTAGCGAAATTTCTAGCAGCTCTGTTGAATCCTCGAGTTCTCAGCCGAAGTCGTCAAGCAGTTCTGTTGTGTCCTCCAGTTCTGTGCCGGAATCTTCTAGCTCTGAGCCGGAATCGTCCAGCTCCAGTGTCGAATCTAGCTCCAGTGTTGAAGAATCTAGCAGCTCCTCGAATGTCGATGTGTTGGTGGTTGGCAGCGTAGAACAGCTTGCGGTGCCAAACGGCAAATTTGAAGAAATCGTGTTCCGGAATGTGGTAACGGCTGTTCGCAATACTTATCACTTGCATTTCGTGACCATGGCGCAGTCCGGAAATGAGTATGTCGTTTCCGCAACTACGGTGCCGGACTACTTTAGGCCTGGCGAGTATGCGGACACCTTGACTATCAATGGTGAAAAGTATGAAATCAAGCTTACCGTAACCGAACAGACGACCTTTGCCGCAGCATCTGTGACAAGCCCGGTTCTGCTGATGGTGGAAAACCGCACGCTCCATGTGTCGGGTGCTGAAATGGTCCGTCTAGACGTGTTCGACATGCAGGGGCGCCCGGTGGAAAGCTTTAAGCAGGTAAAGGGCTCTGTAAGCCTCGAAAACCTTCGTCAGGGCAACTATATCGTGCGCGTGAGAGCAGGCTCTAACAGCCTAATTCGCCGAATTTCGATTAAATAA
- a CDS encoding 4-hydroxybenzoate octaprenyltransferase, with protein sequence MLKKVLEFGHMVRFSHSLFAMPFAIGSMWVAANGFRGMAAAEAVKMIALIVGCMVTARNSAMSFNRIADADIDAKNPRTAKRHLPAGRLSKASVIAFLAVNGVLFVLFAALLQPLAGLLALPVWLLLLSYSYWKRFSWLCHWFLGFAIGMSPLGAWIAIRGEFAVFPIFLLVILMLWMGGFDIIYATQDEEIDRQMGLHSVPARFGRKRALQIAFWSHVAMLALCVAFGVFWGMGIPWWVVTGLMTAAILYIHLFRKSDDLDAMNRDFFLANVAISVLVMAGLIVWICMGGDVNALY encoded by the coding sequence ATGCTTAAAAAGGTTCTTGAATTCGGCCACATGGTGCGCTTTAGTCATTCGCTTTTCGCGATGCCTTTTGCGATTGGCTCCATGTGGGTCGCGGCAAACGGTTTTCGCGGCATGGCTGCCGCGGAGGCGGTCAAGATGATTGCGCTTATTGTGGGCTGTATGGTGACCGCCCGTAACAGCGCCATGAGTTTCAACCGCATTGCCGACGCCGATATCGATGCCAAGAACCCGCGTACTGCAAAGCGTCACCTGCCTGCAGGGCGCCTGAGCAAGGCGTCGGTGATTGCCTTCCTTGCCGTAAACGGAGTGCTTTTCGTGCTGTTTGCGGCGCTGTTACAACCGCTTGCCGGTCTGCTGGCGTTACCGGTGTGGCTCTTGCTGCTTTCTTATTCTTACTGGAAACGCTTTAGCTGGCTTTGTCATTGGTTCTTGGGGTTTGCGATTGGCATGAGCCCACTTGGAGCCTGGATAGCCATTCGCGGCGAATTTGCTGTATTCCCGATTTTCTTGCTTGTGATTCTAATGCTCTGGATGGGCGGCTTTGATATTATTTATGCGACTCAGGACGAAGAAATTGATCGCCAGATGGGCCTACATTCGGTGCCTGCCCGTTTTGGCCGTAAACGCGCCTTGCAGATTGCTTTCTGGAGCCATGTGGCTATGCTTGCCTTGTGTGTGGCTTTCGGCGTGTTCTGGGGCATGGGAATCCCCTGGTGGGTGGTAACGGGACTCATGACCGCTGCAATCCTCTACATCCATTTATTCCGCAAATCCGATGACCTCGATGCCATGAACCGCGACTTCTTTTTGGCGAATGTCGCTATCAGCGTATTGGTGATGGCGGGGCTCATCGTGTGGATTTGCATGGGAGGCGATGTCAATGCCCTTTACTAA
- a CDS encoding UbiX family flavin prenyltransferase: MRFILGVTGASGAIYATRTAMHLKRLGHHVTALVTPPGRGVVAYEGQDELFDYVDDAPDVKNFFAECASGSADYAGMAVVPCSMGTIGRIAGGTSDNLLIRAADVCLKERRPLVVVPRETPYNLIHLDNMTRLTRQGGIVIPASPHFYDHPKTIEELVDTVVAKILMHLGAMRDAADIVKPWKGISIPKVVKQKTPSVKHLAKVRAKKK; this comes from the coding sequence ATGAGGTTCATTTTGGGGGTAACCGGTGCAAGCGGCGCCATTTACGCGACAAGGACCGCAATGCATTTAAAACGTTTAGGACACCATGTGACCGCTTTGGTGACGCCGCCGGGTAGGGGAGTCGTTGCCTACGAAGGTCAGGACGAACTGTTCGATTACGTGGATGATGCTCCTGACGTGAAGAACTTCTTTGCCGAATGTGCAAGCGGTTCTGCCGATTATGCGGGTATGGCTGTGGTTCCGTGCTCCATGGGTACGATTGGTCGCATTGCTGGTGGAACGTCTGACAATTTGCTGATTCGCGCAGCCGATGTTTGCCTCAAGGAACGCCGCCCTTTGGTTGTGGTGCCGCGCGAAACCCCCTACAACTTGATCCACTTGGATAACATGACCCGTTTGACTCGTCAAGGCGGGATTGTGATTCCGGCGTCGCCTCATTTTTATGACCACCCGAAGACAATCGAAGAATTGGTGGATACCGTAGTCGCGAAAATCCTGATGCACTTGGGTGCAATGAGGGACGCTGCCGACATTGTGAAGCCTTGGAAGGGAATCTCGATACCTAAAGTGGTAAAACAGAAAACGCCTTCTGTGAAGCACTTGGCCAAGGTGAGAGCTAAAAAGAAATAA